The proteins below come from a single Drosophila suzukii chromosome X, CBGP_Dsuzu_IsoJpt1.0, whole genome shotgun sequence genomic window:
- the RhoGAP1A gene encoding active breakpoint cluster region-related protein isoform X3 — MASFKEKFKLWSRGKSSLNLRESSTSSGGKDKDRLSLNTDNKYTTTHTNAAGGGSGSGSGTGAAGAVVSGPLHSAPPTGAGKRTAELNFEREDRDKDSGNEKDTNGALQQCITELAASIKAQPDNGAAGLTSTAGGSAGGDVEKEATSAKQPLRKSTSQYVTVIQVKEAKDKEGDDGATSSSSGVNDTQQQQQPTPPSTFARYAEATAPPLSPSLTSYAAHVEAKKKMPPRPPPKNIRRVEPPTIPNQQQLSSSPKRETPFVGSTMPLPSSSGGSLSSDSPGNSLERNIKPSDILRQKSSENLDSKYAANRKTTPELGKFVNVNNPELMEELGRKMVGKTDSLEQAKRNDSSPSGGGSLGRTASTPGRSLTPGRTGVGASPTGSLNKTAKLAAADSSSTSSLEKKSRNCLQASDAEGGSGAANQRSVGSKESLASQGISEVIKSYESVSSLSSDSAKAAAASQQSAAAGGTAADNEPYYDSVPLDNGDGEYVFIKPGRTGSSSSRDDLSTPGSSTLPLATSVADPESPGRTSNYVNIDYFLQQSNETRSSSLDSDGEYEGPPILRTISHDEQTTSQTTPGALRKNLVSAILVSGNARGAKIRSILSSIIQSETIYVECLNKMMQYKKAIHATLNTSQPVIKEEEENTIFFKIDELHDLHTAFLSDLKTIVSHEGGDVLIGEPFRRLAEMFDLYSAFLHNYKNAIETVKKCSANNPQFKKIVSTIVVNLQTEQSLTLEDLLHKPVARVQINALVFNDLLRETPNAHPDHQPLRQAQKIIQMFLNQFNVVNQRLPSESNRNLRRMVRNSFIVELVDGHRKLRHLFLFNDVIACAKYKALGRDRIDYELKWFIPLKEISIYEEADPAAELKESSPANISQVKRNLRSVRDQLAMEVANSGGGGVRSGDKYRRKLADLESQLVLATPNLVLRLGNKANNKTMTFFLSSDFERTQWIDSITSLKQKCNLPGANTINSLEVTAFIVAMQKGMKTEMGSYLMRNTNDESLLVGDLHMAVQGLGGLEQAADLYICIEVDSYGHYFRKATTKMVCRSQTPLWNESFMLELEGSQNVRILLYEAKERPLLRAKHILKLSLSWLTETTQPRTIKLSETLELGCSFRFVPGELCRATTKPGALFGAKMSQVLKREKRDIPFIISACIREVERRGMLEVGCYRVSGSASDLAKLKKAFESDAYEAEQLLREVDIHSVTGILKTFLRELPEALFTDQLYPRFFDTFSAFSNNNESTRINELLKVFEELPQVNKASINSILDHLIRVHEKEADNKMSLHNLAMVFGPTLLRPGQTQVKQKDPLAASTVDVMAQAGILYCFLQARIKKD; from the exons ATGGCTTCCTTTAAAGAGAAATTCAAATTATGGTCCAGAGGG aaatccAGTTTAAATCTACGCGAGTCCTCCACTTCGTCCGGCGGCAAGGACAAGGATCGCCTGTCGCTCAACACGGACAACAAGTACACAACAACACACACAAATGCCGCTGGAGGCGGCAGTGGGAGTGGCAGCGGTACGGGGGCGGCGGGAGCGGTGGTAAGCGGGCCGCTACACTCGGCCCCGCCCACGGGGGCGGGCAAGCGGACAGCGGAGCTGAACTTCGAGCGGGAGGATCGGGACAAGGACAGTGGCAACGAGAAGGACACTAACGGTGCCTTGCAGCAGTGCATCACCGAATTGGCAGCCTCCATAAAAGCCCAGCCCGATAATGGAGCAGCCGGGTTAACATCAACAGCAGGAGGATCAGCCGGTGGCGATGTTGAAAAGGAGGCCACATCCGCCAAACAGCCATTGCGCAAGTCCACATCGCAATACGTCACCGTCATCCAGGTCAAGGAGGCCAAAGACAAAGAGGGCGACGATGGAGCCACTTCTTCTTCGTCAGGGGTCAATGAcacacagcagcagcagcagcccaCGCCGCCCTCCACATTCGCTCGCTATGCGGAAGCCACAGCTCCTCCGCTGTCGCCGTCGCTTACTTCGTACGCTGCCCACGTGGAGGCCAAGAAGAAGATGCCACCCAG ACCTCCGCCAAAGAACATTCGGCGCGTGGAGCCGCCCACCATTCCCAACCAGCAGCAGCTGTCGTCCTCGCCCAAAAGAGAGACTCCATTCGTGGGCAGCACCATGCCCCTGCCCAGCAGTTCCGGCGGCAGCCTCTCCTCAGACAGCCCAGGCAACTCGCTGGAGCGCAACATCAAGCCCTCGGACATTCTGCGCCAGAAGTCATCCGAGAACCTGGACTCCAAGTATGCGGCGAATCGCAAAACCACACCGGAACTGGGCAAATTTGTGAATGTAAACAATCCAGAGCTGATGGAAGAGCTCGGCCGCAAGATGGTGGGCAAGACAGACAGTCTGGAGCAGGCGAAGAGGAACGACTCCTCGCCCTCTGGCGGGGGTAGTTTAGGACGCACTGCCTCGACACCCGGGCGATCATTGACCCCGGGACGAACTGGCGTGGGTGCCTCGCCCACTGGTAGCCTAAACAAAACCGCCAAACTGGCAGCGGCGGACAGCAGTTCCACGAGCAGTCTGGAGAAGAAGTCGCGTAACTGCCTGCAGGCCAGCGATGCGGAGGGCGGATCGGGAGCGGCGAACCAGCGGAGCGTGGGCTCCAAGGAGTCGCTGGCATCACAAGGCATATCAGAGGTG ATCAAAAGCTACGAGAGTGTATCCTCGCTGAGTTCGGATAGCGCCAAGGCGGCGGCGGCATCCCAGCAGTCGGCGGCAGCCGGCGGAACTGCAGCGGACAACGAGCCGTACTATGATAGCGTGCCGCTGGACAACGGCGATGGGGAGTACGTGTTCATCAAGCCCGGACGCACTGGTTCCTCCTCCAGTCGCGATGATTTGTCGACGCCCGGCAGCAGTACCTTGCCCCTGGCGACCAGTGTGGCGGATCCCGAATCTCCAGGCAGGACCTCCAACTACGTGAACATCGACTACTTCCTACA GCAAAGCAATGAGACGCGGTCCAGTTCGTTGGACAGCGATGGGGAGTACGAGGGTCCGCCGATATTGCGCACCATTTCGCACGACGAGCAGACCACGTCACAAACAACGCCGGGAGCACTTCGCAAG AACTTAGTTTCAGCGATACTT GTTTCTGGAAATGCGCGCGGTGCCAAAATACGATCCATACTCAGCTCCATTATTCAGAGCGAGACGATCTACGTGGAGTGCCTCAATAAAATGATGCAG TACAAGAAGGCCATCCACGCAACCCTGAACACTTCGCAGCCTGTGAtcaaggaggaggaggagaacaCGATCTTCTTCAAGATCGACGAGCTCCACGATCTGCACACCGCCTTCCTATCCGACCTGAAGACCATAGTGTCCCACGAGGGCGGCGATGTGCTGATCGGTGAGCCATTCCGCCGACTGGCCGAGATGTTCGACCTGTATAGCGCTTTCTTGCACAACTACAAGAATGCCATCGAGACGGTGAAGAAGTGCAGTGCGAATAATCCGCAATTCAAGAAGATAGTCTCGACCATTGTGGTCAATCTGCAGACGGAGCAATCGCTAACGCTGGAGGATCTGCTGCACAAACCGGTTGCACGGGTGCAGATTAACGCGTTGGTCTTCAACGATCTGTTGCGTGAAACCCCGAATGCCCATCCGGATCACCAGCCGTTGCGGCAGGCGCAGAAGATCATTCAGATGTTCCTTAACCAATTCAATGTGGTCAATCAGCGGCTGCCGAGCGAATCGAATCGGAACTTGAGACGCATGGTGCGCAATTCGTTCATTGTGGAGCTGGTCGATGGTCACCGCAAGCTGAGGCATCTCTTCCTTTTCAACGATGTGATTGCGTGCGCCAAGTACAAGGCACTGGGCCGTGATCGCATCGACTATGAGCTCAAATGGTTCATCCCGCTGAAGGAGATATCCATTTACGAGGAGGCGGATCCGGCGGCCGAGCTGAAGGAATCTAGTCCAGCGAATATTTCGCAAGTGAAGCGCAACCTGCGCTCGGTTCGAGATCAATTGGCCATGGAGGTGGCCAACAGTGGAGGCGGTGGAGTGCGCTCCGGCGACAAGTATCGCCGCAAGTTGGCTGATCTGGAGTCACAGCTGGTGCTGGCCACGCCCAATCTGGTGCTGCGGCTGGGCAACAAGGCCAACAACAAGACCATGACCTTCTTCCTCAGCTCGGACTTCGAGCGGACGCAGTGGATCGACTCGATCACGTCGCTCAAG CAAAAGTGTAACCTGCCTGGAGCCAATACCATCAATTCCCTGGAGGTCACCGCCTTCATTGTGGCCATGCAGAAGGGCATGAAGACTGAAATGGGTTCGTATCTGATGCGCAACACCAACGACGAGAGCCTGCTGGTTGGCGATCTGCACATGGCGGTCCAGGGATTGGGCGGACTGGAGCAGGCGGCCGACCTGTACATCTGCATCGAGGTGGATTCGTACGGCCACTACTTCCGCAAGGCCACCACCAAGATGGTGTGCCGCAGCCAAACGCCGCTGTGGAACGAGAGCTTTATGCTGGAGCTGGAGGGCAGCCAGAATGTGCGCATTCTGCTCTACGAGGCCAAGGAGCGACCGCTCCTCAGGGCCAAGCACATACTCAAG TTGAGCCTCAGTTGGCTGACGGAGACAACACAGCCGCGAACCATTAAGCTTAGTGAGACCTTGGAGCTGGGCTGCAGCTTCCGGTTTGTGCCCGGCGAGCTGTGCCGCGCCACCACCAAGCCAGGAGCCCTCTTCGGTGCCAAAATGAGTCAAGTATTAAA ACGCGAGAAACGCGACATTCCGTTCATCATCAGTGCCTGCATTCGGGAGGTGGAGCGGCGGGGCATGCTGGAGGTTGGCTGCTATCGCGTCAGTGGATCCGCCTCTGATCTGGCCAAGCTCAAAAAGGCTTTTGAGTCGG ATGCCTATGAGGCGGAGCAGCTGCTGCGCGAGGTAGACATCCATTCGGTGACTGGCATTTTGAAGACCTTCCTAAGAGAGCTGCCCGAGGCCCTGTTCACGGATCAGCTGTATCCGCGATTCTTCGACACATTCAGCGCCTTTAGCAACAACAACGAATCAACGCGAATCAACGAGCTGCTTAAAGTTTTCGAGGAGCTGCCGCAGGTCAACAAGGCCTCCATCAACTCGATTCTAGATCATCTAATTAG AGTCCACGAAAAGGAGGCGGACAACAAGATGTCGCTGCACAATCTGGCCATGGTCTTTGGGCCCACCTTGCTGAGGCCGGGCCAAACGCAGGTGAAGCAAAAGGATCCGCTGGCGGCCAGCACCGTCGACGTGATGGCCCAGGCCGGCATCCTTTACTGCTTCCTGCAGGCACGCATCAAGAAGGATTAG